A genomic region of Methanothermobacter sp. CaT2 contains the following coding sequences:
- a CDS encoding formylmethanofuran dehydrogenase subunit B — protein MSVYKNVTCPVCGGSCDDIEVLYDGKTIKTRNACRMGNAKFQEMVSSHRILRPQIKTESGFRSAEWDEALDAAAEILTESKRPTLFMGSEMSTEAMAAGLELGEYLNAMVDSNATICHGPTLMGIQEAGQSAATAGEIKNRADVIIYWGTNVMDSMPRHMSRYSIFMRGFFRERGKKDRTVISVDPRETATTKASDIHLQLKPNSDYELFSALLTVIRGNEPHRSIESITGISVETIKEVADIMLNAQFGAIYGGLGLASSEGKHRNVEMVLKLVAALNEHTKFTIGAIRGHCNVAGFNQVASWEYGFPFGVDFTRGYPRYNPGETTIVDLLQRKESDAVLVICSDLGAHLPKECVEYMKEIPVICIDIAPCPTTLVSDVVIPGVIDAMESSGTFYRFDNVPIHHKAFTTSPFPETESNEHTLRQILERVKSIKGE, from the coding sequence ATGAGCGTCTATAAAAATGTGACATGTCCCGTCTGCGGAGGGTCTTGTGATGACATAGAGGTTCTCTATGATGGGAAAACAATAAAAACAAGGAATGCTTGCAGGATGGGGAATGCAAAGTTTCAGGAGATGGTCAGCTCCCACAGAATACTTAGACCCCAGATTAAAACTGAAAGTGGTTTCAGATCCGCAGAATGGGATGAAGCCCTTGACGCTGCAGCAGAGATACTTACAGAGTCAAAAAGACCAACCCTATTCATGGGTAGTGAGATGTCAACTGAAGCCATGGCTGCAGGTCTTGAACTTGGTGAGTATCTAAATGCCATGGTGGATTCAAATGCAACCATATGTCATGGCCCCACATTAATGGGAATCCAGGAAGCTGGACAGAGCGCTGCTACGGCAGGTGAGATAAAGAATAGAGCTGACGTCATCATTTATTGGGGTACAAATGTTATGGACTCCATGCCTCGCCACATGTCACGTTACAGCATATTCATGCGCGGATTTTTCAGAGAACGTGGTAAAAAAGATAGAACTGTCATCTCCGTGGATCCCCGTGAAACAGCAACAACTAAAGCCTCCGATATCCATCTGCAGCTGAAACCAAACTCAGATTATGAACTTTTTTCAGCACTGCTTACAGTTATAAGGGGCAATGAACCGCACAGGAGTATTGAGAGTATAACAGGGATATCAGTTGAAACCATAAAGGAAGTCGCAGACATAATGCTGAATGCGCAGTTTGGAGCCATCTATGGAGGTCTTGGACTTGCATCATCAGAAGGTAAGCATAGAAACGTTGAGATGGTTCTCAAACTGGTAGCTGCACTTAATGAACACACCAAATTTACAATAGGAGCCATAAGAGGTCATTGTAATGTTGCAGGATTTAATCAGGTGGCTTCATGGGAGTATGGTTTCCCCTTTGGTGTTGATTTTACAAGGGGTTATCCACGCTACAACCCCGGAGAAACAACTATAGTCGATCTTCTCCAGAGAAAAGAATCCGATGCGGTCCTCGTTATATGTTCAGATCTTGGAGCTCACCTCCCCAAAGAATGCGTTGAGTATATGAAAGAGATTCCTGTAATATGCATAGATATTGCCCCATGTCCAACAACACTTGTATCTGATGTTGTGATCCCTGGAGTTATTGATGCTATGGAGTCCAGCGGCACCTTCTACCGCTTTGACAATGTTCCCATCCACCATAAGGCATTCACAACATCACCATTCCCTGAAACAGAGAGCAACGAACATACTCTTAGACAGATCCTTGAGAGGGTTAAATCAATTAAAGGCGAATAA
- a CDS encoding ABC transporter permease, whose protein sequence is MSIFRGTCRFFAVIFVAAFFIICISLWTVSSPQSILNSFTSADMIHSVKLSLLTSTITTVIVMLSALLIAYSLSEDSFRGKSIVKTVLDIPIAFPEILIGIMLLIFLGNTPLNYMMDGLGIQIVFTDLGVICAQFFVSLPYTVRICYSTFCNIDRRLKFVSRSLGYTEFETFRNIMIPLSRDGILAATIITFSRCIGCFGAVLIVAGGTYQKTDTLPISLYLNLSYGNVEMAVASGIFLMIISFITIFFLEKMGAYGNEFSGYR, encoded by the coding sequence GTGAGTATTTTCAGAGGTACTTGCAGATTCTTTGCGGTCATCTTTGTGGCCGCATTTTTTATAATATGTATTTCACTCTGGACAGTATCCTCTCCGCAATCCATCCTGAATTCATTCACAAGTGCTGATATGATCCACTCAGTGAAATTATCTCTTTTAACATCCACTATAACAACAGTGATTGTGATGTTATCTGCGCTGCTCATTGCTTATTCACTATCAGAGGACTCCTTCAGAGGGAAATCCATTGTTAAAACAGTGCTGGATATTCCTATAGCATTCCCTGAAATTCTTATAGGTATAATGCTTCTCATATTTCTTGGAAACACCCCTCTAAATTATATGATGGATGGACTCGGTATTCAGATAGTCTTCACGGATCTTGGAGTCATCTGTGCACAGTTCTTTGTCTCTTTACCGTATACGGTCAGAATATGTTACTCCACATTCTGTAACATAGATAGGAGACTCAAATTTGTTTCCCGTTCCCTTGGATATACAGAATTTGAGACATTCAGGAATATCATGATCCCTTTATCAAGGGATGGAATATTAGCTGCAACAATAATTACCTTTTCAAGATGCATAGGCTGCTTTGGAGCGGTACTGATAGTTGCTGGAGGTACCTATCAGAAAACAGATACGCTGCCTATATCTCTGTATCTTAATTTATCCTATGGAAACGTGGAGATGGCTGTGGCATCCGGTATCTTCCTTATGATAATTTCATTCATAACAATATTTTTCCTTGAAAAAATGGGGGCTTATGGGAATGAGTTTTCTGGATATAGATAA
- a CDS encoding RIO1 family regulatory kinase/ATPase has translation MMIHGFKRLESKRNHVYLIQSGTESFIVKVHKTSEKSYLESENVKLLRDKGVRVPRILGVSKNILIEEFIEGKTIGDLISRADTTWTESLGKWFSEIHSIKKQSKTLLKGDCNLKNFIFTEKEIFGVDFEYIHYGNPYDDLGKLCFFIMDSNSQMSMNDKKHLIKRFLSAYEDHSKTVVNPKIVAEYMEIEKKGALIRRERHTPKWL, from the coding sequence ATGATGATTCATGGATTTAAAAGACTTGAAAGTAAGAGAAACCATGTATACTTAATCCAATCAGGTACAGAAAGTTTCATCGTCAAAGTACACAAAACCAGCGAAAAATCTTACCTCGAATCAGAAAATGTGAAACTACTGAGGGATAAAGGAGTCAGAGTGCCTAGAATACTTGGTGTATCCAAGAATATCTTGATTGAGGAGTTCATCGAAGGAAAAACCATTGGAGACCTGATATCTAGGGCAGACACAACATGGACAGAAAGCCTTGGAAAGTGGTTCTCAGAAATCCACAGTATAAAAAAACAGTCAAAGACCCTTTTAAAAGGTGACTGCAATCTTAAAAACTTCATATTCACAGAAAAAGAAATTTTTGGGGTTGATTTTGAATATATACACTATGGGAATCCCTATGATGATCTTGGAAAACTATGCTTCTTCATAATGGATAGTAACTCACAGATGTCCATGAATGACAAAAAACACCTTATAAAAAGGTTTCTGAGTGCCTATGAAGATCACTCAAAAACTGTTGTAAATCCAAAAATTGTGGCTGAATACATGGAAATCGAGAAGAAAGGGGCCCTGATAAGGAGGGAACGTCATACTCCTAAATGGTTATAA
- the modA gene encoding molybdate ABC transporter substrate-binding protein, with product MDKKIMAFVIGLLILSAVTGAYLITGNSKTMKGSEITVLAGAGLMKPMNEIITNFEKKTGKKVNVQYGGSGELLATLMTSKKGDVLITGEYTTMDKAKEKGYIINDTIVNVTSHKPVIAVKRGNPKNITSLKDLGKENVRVAIGDPKACAIGKVAQKMLDKEGVNINENLVAKTPTVNQLLTYILSGQVDAVIIWEDMLTWNNSKSKLEMIEIEGAKNQTIPAAVTSISGNVETSKEFVEYIKSDEARVIWEKWGFKVIF from the coding sequence ATGGATAAGAAGATAATGGCGTTTGTAATAGGGTTGCTGATCCTTTCAGCGGTTACAGGAGCGTATCTTATCACAGGAAATTCAAAGACTATGAAGGGATCAGAGATCACAGTCCTTGCAGGGGCAGGGCTCATGAAACCAATGAATGAGATAATAACTAATTTTGAGAAAAAGACAGGAAAAAAGGTTAATGTTCAGTATGGGGGTTCAGGAGAACTTCTTGCAACACTGATGACATCAAAAAAGGGCGATGTACTCATAACAGGCGAATATACGACAATGGACAAGGCAAAAGAAAAGGGTTACATAATCAATGATACCATTGTGAATGTAACCTCACATAAACCCGTCATAGCCGTTAAAAGGGGAAATCCGAAGAACATAACCTCCCTTAAAGATCTGGGTAAAGAAAACGTGAGAGTTGCGATAGGAGATCCCAAGGCATGCGCGATAGGCAAAGTCGCCCAGAAAATGCTTGATAAAGAGGGCGTAAATATAAATGAAAATTTAGTTGCAAAGACTCCAACAGTTAATCAGCTCTTAACATACATCCTCTCAGGACAGGTAGATGCAGTTATAATATGGGAGGACATGTTGACATGGAACAACAGTAAATCAAAGCTGGAAATGATTGAAATCGAGGGAGCAAAGAACCAGACAATACCCGCAGCGGTCACTTCAATTTCAGGAAACGTTGAAACATCAAAAGAATTCGTTGAATACATTAAATCAGATGAGGCCAGGGTTATATGGGAAAAATGGGGGTTCAAAGTCATTTTCTGA
- a CDS encoding ATP-binding protein, whose amino-acid sequence MIVINREKCSGVENCAGKGLCILICEKDAIIEDNGFPLVINDKCDNCRLCISNCPNGAISEVDTDVG is encoded by the coding sequence ATGATAGTCATCAATAGGGAGAAATGTAGCGGTGTTGAAAACTGCGCGGGAAAAGGCCTCTGCATTCTCATCTGTGAAAAGGATGCAATAATTGAGGACAACGGATTTCCCCTTGTGATAAATGATAAATGTGATAATTGTAGGCTTTGCATCTCTAACTGCCCAAACGGCGCTATTTCTGAGGTAGATACTGATGTTGGTTAA
- the tfx gene encoding DNA-binding protein Tfx, whose protein sequence is MSKKTFLTERQKTVLEMRERGWSQKKIARELKTTRQNVSAIERKAMENIEKSRNTLDFVKFLKSPVRILCRRGDTLDEIIKRLLEESNKEGIHVIHDSITLAFLIREKASHRIVHRVVKSDFEIGVTRDGEIIVDLNS, encoded by the coding sequence CTGAGTAAAAAAACTTTCCTAACCGAAAGACAGAAAACCGTTCTTGAAATGAGGGAGAGGGGATGGTCCCAGAAGAAGATTGCAAGGGAATTGAAGACCACAAGACAGAACGTGTCAGCAATAGAAAGAAAGGCCATGGAGAACATAGAGAAATCCCGGAACACTCTAGATTTTGTTAAATTCCTAAAATCACCTGTAAGAATACTTTGCAGACGCGGGGATACCCTTGATGAAATTATAAAGAGATTATTGGAAGAATCAAATAAAGAGGGCATACATGTAATACATGACTCAATTACACTCGCATTTCTGATAAGGGAAAAGGCCAGCCACAGGATCGTTCACAGGGTTGTTAAAAGCGATTTTGAAATAGGAGTGACAAGGGACGGAGAAATTATCGTCGATCTAAATTCCTAG
- a CDS encoding Rossmann-like domain-containing protein, with the protein MGTHHKDGTPEINARNCHYTGAIMILDDILDEIENMPEIRVRDVAIGRSWTAVWSSSCGIASNNGFIRDFEIPEMTHELLELSRSWDPFYSSLGIATVNSVIEGGGKRCNAFDILMEECRNRKIAMVGEFPRRYTDRIRTVSDEFYILEINPFKVNPKRGVFPETAAEQIIPRVDVLAVTGSTLVNHSTERYLALAELDAFVAIIGPTTPMTDVFFEYGVDMIAGVEITDPVNILKKIRFNEGMLHEKDGGIIYRVMEA; encoded by the coding sequence ATGGGAACACATCATAAAGACGGCACTCCAGAAATAAATGCCCGAAATTGCCATTATACTGGTGCTATTATGATACTTGATGATATACTGGATGAGATTGAGAACATGCCTGAAATCAGAGTAAGGGATGTGGCCATAGGCAGATCATGGACGGCTGTTTGGAGCAGCTCCTGCGGTATAGCCAGTAATAATGGATTCATCAGAGATTTTGAAATTCCAGAGATGACTCATGAATTACTTGAACTTTCAAGGTCATGGGACCCATTTTATTCCAGCCTGGGAATTGCTACTGTTAACTCAGTGATCGAGGGAGGTGGTAAACGATGCAATGCATTTGATATACTGATGGAGGAATGCCGAAATCGAAAAATCGCTATGGTGGGTGAATTCCCACGCCGCTACACTGACAGGATAAGGACGGTTTCGGACGAGTTCTATATTCTGGAGATCAATCCATTTAAGGTCAATCCTAAAAGGGGTGTTTTTCCTGAAACAGCGGCTGAACAGATTATCCCCCGGGTTGATGTACTTGCAGTGACTGGCAGCACACTGGTCAATCACAGCACAGAACGTTACCTTGCACTGGCAGAACTTGATGCTTTTGTGGCTATCATAGGACCCACAACGCCAATGACAGATGTTTTTTTTGAATACGGGGTTGATATGATTGCAGGGGTTGAAATAACTGATCCTGTTAATATTCTAAAGAAAATAAGGTTCAATGAGGGCATGTTACATGAAAAAGATGGAGGAATAATCTACAGGGTAATGGAGGCCTGA
- the fwdF gene encoding tungsten-dependent formylmethanofuran dehydrogenase subunit FwdF has protein sequence MLVNERMGSERRTLNYNPDLCTGCGLCSETCPVDAIDIAPLLPIARGLIKMNRVSFNKEKCVLCGLCASVCIFGAIDLQKDGKSIRGADEYPFWDFKLEIDDEKCFLCGNCADACPRNALLTIRDLPERKSLVKGEINVSMEKCIYCGECAAMCPVSAIEISWRDPDSSNMAIADGIRVDEDKCLYCGICKRICPVGAIRMSCLTCMYKEELKATVEGAVITIDEKCAHCGWCMEICPANAITVKKPIRGTIGQADERCRGESCHACVDVCPCNAISIINGTARIDEKFCVFCGACSSVCPDGLLSIERSELRIRNLKSVAWEHIIKTALQK, from the coding sequence ATGTTGGTTAATGAAAGGATGGGTTCTGAAAGGAGGACACTGAATTACAATCCGGATCTATGCACGGGTTGTGGGTTATGTTCAGAGACATGCCCTGTGGACGCTATAGATATAGCTCCTCTTCTCCCAATAGCGAGGGGTTTAATCAAAATGAACAGAGTGTCCTTCAACAAGGAGAAGTGTGTTCTATGTGGGTTATGTGCTTCAGTATGCATCTTCGGAGCCATAGATCTCCAGAAGGATGGTAAAAGCATAAGGGGCGCCGATGAATATCCGTTCTGGGACTTTAAACTTGAAATTGATGACGAAAAATGCTTTTTATGCGGTAATTGCGCCGATGCATGTCCAAGGAATGCACTCTTAACCATCAGGGATCTTCCTGAACGTAAATCCCTTGTAAAAGGGGAGATAAATGTATCAATGGAAAAATGCATCTATTGTGGTGAATGTGCAGCTATGTGTCCTGTATCAGCCATTGAAATAAGCTGGAGAGACCCGGATTCATCAAATATGGCGATAGCCGATGGAATCCGGGTGGATGAGGATAAATGTCTCTACTGCGGCATATGCAAAAGGATATGTCCTGTTGGCGCCATCCGTATGAGCTGTCTGACATGCATGTATAAGGAGGAACTGAAGGCCACTGTTGAGGGTGCTGTCATAACAATTGATGAAAAATGTGCTCACTGTGGTTGGTGTATGGAAATATGCCCGGCAAATGCGATCACCGTTAAAAAACCCATCAGAGGAACCATAGGCCAGGCAGATGAGCGATGCAGGGGTGAGTCATGCCACGCGTGTGTGGATGTTTGTCCCTGTAATGCAATCAGTATAATAAATGGTACTGCCCGGATCGATGAGAAATTCTGCGTATTCTGCGGAGCATGCTCCAGTGTCTGTCCCGATGGACTCCTCTCTATTGAAAGGTCTGAACTAAGGATCAGGAATCTAAAGTCAGTGGCATGGGAACACATCATAAAGACGGCACTCCAGAAATAA
- a CDS encoding Rossmann-like domain-containing protein produces the protein MIHEFIRDKMNYLIHSSAMESTYVEISVKNPLLDTSTIKDYPLVEGREVMLRATLEDGTVGECFTATPTHFRGTLGELLVKGKQSCLIATFNALMRKKGFIDRTVHCTGNAPERCAELLSDYLELLGYDRVALLGFQPAFVRKLHETFGDRLQVTDLNPGNKGKKYGVDVFDAKKSNKKIIHNSDVLVVTGSTVANGTFEDIMAMASDKRVIFYGTTIAGLAALMGVERFCPLSE, from the coding sequence ATGATACATGAGTTTATCAGGGATAAAATGAACTATCTGATACATTCGTCAGCCATGGAGTCCACATATGTCGAGATCTCTGTGAAGAACCCTCTCCTTGATACATCAACCATCAAGGATTATCCTCTTGTTGAGGGGAGAGAGGTCATGCTCAGAGCGACTCTTGAAGATGGTACTGTAGGGGAGTGCTTCACAGCTACTCCCACTCATTTCAGAGGAACCCTCGGGGAACTTTTAGTAAAAGGGAAACAATCGTGTTTGATAGCTACTTTCAATGCACTCATGAGGAAGAAGGGTTTCATTGATAGGACAGTTCACTGCACTGGAAACGCTCCTGAAAGGTGTGCTGAATTACTTTCAGATTACCTTGAATTGCTGGGATATGACAGAGTTGCTTTGCTTGGGTTTCAACCGGCGTTTGTAAGGAAACTTCACGAGACATTTGGAGACAGATTGCAGGTTACAGATCTGAATCCTGGAAATAAGGGTAAAAAATATGGTGTAGATGTATTTGATGCAAAAAAAAGCAATAAGAAGATAATTCATAATTCTGATGTTTTAGTGGTAACCGGTTCTACTGTAGCTAACGGTACATTTGAGGATATCATGGCCATGGCATCAGATAAAAGAGTAATATTTTATGGAACAACGATAGCAGGGTTAGCAGCACTGATGGGAGTTGAACGGTTTTGTCCATTGAGCGAGTGA
- a CDS encoding formylmethanofuran dehydrogenase subunit C, translating into MGFVLVPKSDFQIPLEADTIRPDLFEGLDLDEIRSLQVYEGNIKRPLGEFFEIAETSHEDQLIRIDGDVSRVKYIGSGMKSGKIIINGDVGLQLGCEMKGGEIEVNGNVSSWIGMEMHGGTIKINGNAGDYVGCAYRGEWRGMKGGKIIIQGNAGNNIGGGMMAGEIYIGGDAGNFCGIRMNGGEITVRGDAGRAPGAEMVSGIIKIHGRISSLLPGFKEISTFKEDGSLMILFKGDLSEKNPEGNLYINYNKNLHILENETDEGRVITKKGIKVIYNSGSTIREGQIIKGGNKLTDDYIDECARCCISPEDYKLLGEPENVVVSSHGNEVVLRAVEDPGIQMGTIFIPRGIWANVLTPPYTESTGSPMYKGVPVYLRKASQGERILSAEELVEEYGVGK; encoded by the coding sequence ATGGGATTTGTGTTGGTACCAAAATCAGATTTCCAGATACCTCTGGAAGCAGATACCATAAGACCCGATCTGTTTGAAGGGCTGGATCTTGATGAAATTCGTTCCCTTCAAGTATACGAAGGGAACATCAAAAGACCCCTAGGCGAATTTTTTGAGATAGCAGAGACATCCCATGAAGATCAGTTAATACGGATCGATGGGGATGTCAGCAGGGTGAAGTATATCGGTTCAGGGATGAAATCCGGAAAAATCATCATAAACGGCGATGTCGGACTCCAGCTTGGCTGTGAAATGAAAGGCGGTGAAATAGAGGTAAATGGAAATGTTTCTTCATGGATCGGCATGGAAATGCATGGTGGCACCATAAAAATTAATGGAAACGCGGGGGATTATGTTGGCTGCGCATATAGGGGAGAGTGGCGTGGCATGAAAGGAGGTAAAATCATTATACAGGGTAATGCAGGGAACAATATTGGGGGTGGTATGATGGCCGGAGAAATTTATATAGGTGGAGATGCAGGTAATTTCTGCGGCATCCGAATGAATGGGGGTGAAATAACAGTACGCGGGGATGCTGGAAGGGCCCCCGGAGCAGAGATGGTATCAGGTATCATCAAAATTCATGGACGGATCTCCTCTCTCCTCCCGGGATTCAAGGAGATCTCAACATTCAAAGAAGATGGATCCCTTATGATCCTATTCAAAGGAGATCTATCCGAAAAAAATCCGGAGGGTAATCTATACATCAATTATAATAAGAACCTTCACATTCTAGAGAATGAGACCGATGAAGGGAGAGTCATCACAAAAAAGGGAATTAAAGTAATCTACAACAGTGGAAGTACGATCCGTGAAGGGCAGATAATAAAGGGAGGCAATAAACTCACAGATGATTATATAGATGAATGTGCACGCTGCTGTATTAGTCCTGAAGACTATAAGCTCCTAGGTGAACCCGAAAATGTTGTCGTATCATCACATGGAAATGAAGTTGTTCTGAGAGCTGTTGAGGACCCTGGAATCCAGATGGGAACAATATTCATACCCAGAGGTATATGGGCCAATGTGCTAACGCCACCGTATACCGAGTCAACCGGTTCCCCAATGTATAAAGGAGTGCCGGTTTATCTTAGAAAGGCTTCACAAGGTGAAAGGATCCTGAGTGCCGAGGAACTTGTAGAGGAATACGGGGTGGGAAAATGA
- a CDS encoding FmdE family protein: MGQVREYLDLIKNFSGFASPGSVIGAHMLLIARKVLDFEVDEEIYVTCETTNCLPDAFQAICKSTIGNGRLNILDTGKMAVIINRKGMPGETVQALRIILDPEKTVNYPIIHEWYMNTRKVSAEEVNPELIRAGENLYSWYFVDVIVPEKEKKIIEICNLCNEPFIKRNELDLCPACLKR, translated from the coding sequence GTGGGGCAGGTCAGAGAATACCTTGATTTAATAAAAAATTTCAGTGGGTTCGCAAGCCCGGGCAGTGTCATAGGAGCTCATATGTTACTAATAGCCAGGAAGGTCCTTGATTTTGAAGTCGATGAAGAAATTTATGTTACATGTGAAACGACAAACTGTTTACCCGACGCATTCCAGGCCATATGCAAATCAACAATAGGAAATGGGAGACTGAATATCCTGGACACTGGAAAAATGGCTGTCATCATCAACAGAAAGGGTATGCCTGGAGAAACAGTCCAGGCTCTTAGAATAATACTGGATCCTGAAAAGACCGTCAATTACCCGATCATACATGAATGGTACATGAACACCCGCAAGGTATCCGCAGAAGAAGTGAATCCAGAACTCATAAGAGCCGGTGAAAATCTATATTCCTGGTATTTTGTTGATGTGATCGTTCCAGAAAAAGAAAAGAAGATAATTGAAATCTGTAATCTTTGCAACGAACCTTTCATAAAAAGAAATGAGCTGGATCTCTGTCCAGCTTGTCTGAAAAGATAA
- a CDS encoding ATP-binding cassette domain-containing protein: MSFLDIDNLEIDLGEFVVRVDELHLSRGDYLVIIGPTGSGKSIFLETIMGFFEPISGTISLDGADLTTLPPEERDVSIVYQDHCLFPHMTVEENIAYGLRKQTEMKENIHRQVHEIAAMMGIDHVLNRYPGTLSGGELQRASIARAIIVNPRLLLMDEPFSALDQRTKISLRKLIADIRDNFETTVIHVTHDLDDIWWLSNKVAVMNHGKIIQMGKKEEVINKPSPYFVADFLGANILEGTVEGQVNGLTSVNVNSNIFRTVDCGEGSVILSIRPENIMIAADPFMASAQNIFKGTVEDIIETSRIVYVNLRIGDIVLTSAVTPGAVTELGIRTGEEFQVLIKATNVCIIGEKNKNG; encoded by the coding sequence ATGAGTTTTCTGGATATAGATAATTTAGAAATCGACCTTGGCGAATTCGTAGTCAGGGTAGATGAACTCCACCTTTCGAGGGGAGATTATCTTGTTATAATCGGCCCGACTGGTAGTGGTAAGTCTATCTTTCTTGAGACCATCATGGGGTTCTTTGAACCGATTTCGGGGACGATATCTCTTGATGGGGCGGATCTAACCACCCTCCCACCTGAGGAACGTGATGTTAGCATAGTATATCAGGATCACTGTCTCTTCCCTCACATGACCGTGGAGGAGAATATAGCCTACGGCCTTCGTAAGCAGACAGAGATGAAGGAAAATATTCACAGACAAGTCCATGAAATCGCAGCTATGATGGGTATAGATCACGTACTGAATAGATACCCTGGAACCCTCAGTGGAGGTGAGCTCCAGAGGGCATCGATAGCAAGGGCAATCATAGTGAATCCCCGATTGCTATTGATGGATGAACCATTCAGTGCCCTTGACCAGAGAACAAAGATATCCCTAAGAAAACTTATCGCAGATATCAGGGATAATTTTGAAACCACTGTGATCCATGTTACACATGACCTTGATGATATATGGTGGCTTTCAAATAAGGTGGCGGTGATGAACCATGGAAAAATCATTCAGATGGGTAAAAAGGAGGAAGTCATCAATAAACCATCGCCCTACTTTGTTGCAGATTTTCTGGGTGCTAATATACTTGAAGGGACTGTTGAAGGCCAGGTGAATGGGCTCACCTCTGTAAATGTTAATTCAAATATCTTCAGGACAGTTGACTGCGGGGAGGGGTCTGTGATACTTTCCATCAGACCAGAAAATATAATGATAGCAGCTGATCCGTTTATGGCATCTGCACAGAATATCTTCAAGGGTACAGTTGAAGACATTATAGAAACTTCAAGGATTGTTTATGTAAACTTGAGGATAGGGGATATAGTTCTGACCTCGGCTGTAACTCCAGGCGCAGTCACTGAGCTTGGTATAAGAACGGGCGAAGAGTTTCAAGTTCTGATTAAAGCCACGAATGTCTGTATCATAGGAGAAAAAAATAAAAATGGTTAG